From the Pocillopora verrucosa isolate sample1 chromosome 11, ASM3666991v2, whole genome shotgun sequence genome, the window cagtcaaaaaaaaaattaagaaaaagaccAGAGCGTTTAATTCATAGCGCGCCGAAGCaattaaaaatggaaagtatTAAAACGCATAAATATTCTTAAAGAGCAGCATAATCAATGGAAATACGCGTTAAAGAAAGTAGTTTGGTTtaatcagctgagttgataatgttaattggccgcCTTCAAGAGATTTTagagctgacgtctcgagccaTGGCCCTCCTTCAGCTTCAGAACtcaattttggccaatttacattatcagttgataaataaaattatcttcTTATAAACCCCACCGACTTAACACTACCGCTCCTTtcgaaaattaccccctttagtTAAAAAATGGAGACGACAAGACAAATTaccagaagttcatttcaaaataaagctTATCATCCAAAGCACATAAATTGTTCAGTTATAAGCTGAAGCCACCAACAACTGAGAGCACGCGATTACTACCCAATGAGCCTTCAAGAACTTCGTATGCATGCGCACACGCATGCATGCACGAGGTATGGGTATTAACTTATATATATTGTTTGACTCCAATGCAGGTTGACCTCCTAGGAATAACCACTTCAACCCAAGGTGAGAGCGGAAGATTAGTGTTGATATTGGTAACTAAGAGACATATTTAAACTGTTATATTTAACTCCATCCAGCCTATcgttagtatgcatattctacaggcatactggtctctatacatttcctaaggttctgataaataatttgtttatcgatcaagagcttcgtttgtaatgaaaattagatgccagtcatttATAGGGGTCAAATGATAAATGAACAATTGATAGCAGTTTCTTAGCTGTAAACCCGCAGAAAAACATGACGCAAAAACTCGGAAGTTGGACATTGCATGGTTTTGAAAGACTGTGATCGTGATATCAAAATTGTGATTTCGTAATAAAGTTGgcaaacatcaaaaattttaaaactgagtaATACTTGCTTGAATTATCGTTGAATGGTCAGATCGATGAGCAGGTGAGGGAATAAGAATGATGAATTGGGAACAGAGAACTGGTCTTCAATACAGAAATCTTTACAAAACCAgttttaatctttaaaaaaacctGTCAAAACTTTGTGATCCAATAGGTCAAACCATTCCTTCGCACTCAGGTTCAACCCAGCATTCAGTAGTAGGTCACTCATGCCAGACCCTCCTCAGGAAGAATCCTACTTCAAACTCTGGTGTCTATTGGATTGATCCTTTTGGTGGATCTCAGGCcaacgctttcaaggcttactgtgaTATGGAGACTGATGGAGGAGGCTGGACACtagtatggagctattcctttactaaTTACAGTCATTTTAACAATAAATCGAATGCGATCATTCCGAGGCCAAATTGGCCGGTGAGATCTGAAGTAGATGTTCCTATCTCCATCACtcctccattaaatgaaacagactacaacgccatgAACTTTTCACTCTGGAAACAACTCGGCAGACAGGTCCTCATtaagagcaacataaacaactggctggtgtgtCATCCGGGAAGTggcagcttggttgattggcaggaaggtgATGTCAACTGTACCATCATCAAACAGGTGACTGATCCAAGTCACGAGGTGGTCCCTTCCAAATTTTCAACATTCCAAAATGGGTATGGACCGCTGTTCTATGTGAGTGAGCACTCGCGTagcttttattactattttgacgGTTACACAGGAAAGcattggcctacccatgatcctctgGGAAGAAATAAgcccaaccaaaagaaaaatgttcctgATCCACATGGCAACATTTTTATTGGAGCCGAGTAGCAAAGACATAATAACAAACTCTTGCACACAAATACTTTAAGAGGTGattaaattcttaaaacttgATTT encodes:
- the LOC136284104 gene encoding collagen alpha-2(V) chain-like, whose product is MSKKSVKAYASKHKAGRRGLVVVQKVDLLGITTSTQGQTIPSHSGSTQHSVVGHSCQTLLRKNPTSNSGVYWIDPFGGSQANAFKAYCDMETDGGGWTLVWSYSFTNYSHFNNKSNAIIPRPNWPVRSEVDVPISITPPLNETDYNAMNFSLWKQLGRQVLIKSNINNWLVCHPGSGSLVDWQEGDVNCTIIKQVTDPSHEVVPSKFSTFQNGYGPLFYVSEHSRSFYYYFDGYTGKHWPTHDPLGRNKPNQKKNVPDPHGNIFIGAE